From Arcticibacter tournemirensis, one genomic window encodes:
- a CDS encoding FAD-dependent monooxygenase has product MNSLPSHCSVLIVGAGPSGLMMAAQLLRFGVYPVIIDSKTGLTSNSRALAVQARSLEIMRQLGVDAAVLEEGNAVKGLAIHEDTEEVAHLDLTSVGEGISPFPYVLILEQNKTEKLLLDYLTSNTCPVYWDTELKGVSSTERRVAVRLRRGDVDETLTCDWLIGADGASSSVRKSQGIAFTGGTYLNKFYLADINLKGQPDGGDVRVFLEDKGFTGIFPMQRNNYRFIGILPRTLRRRESVTFEDIKPYITYASGIPLEEESCYWFSTYQLHHRMAERFRNRRCFLIGDAAHIHSPAGGQGMNTGLQDAYNLAWKLSGVLKKEYNEGILDTYAAERMPVARALLKTTDRLFTIAATQNWLISRIRNWLLPKILQMFWRDRNIPVKLFARISQTGIQYRSSPLSVHHSQSGRVKAGDRLPFLRLFDEKLKEDSDLHSWCSKPGFTLLVIGFLSQRDVHLLAKWIKSAYPLDLNFYYLPPSKPNQHIFDFLEIKEDRNKALIIRPDMHIGYMNDIVDIELLDIYLKETVGWRK; this is encoded by the coding sequence ATGAATTCTCTACCCTCACATTGTTCTGTTCTAATAGTGGGCGCCGGACCGTCAGGTTTGATGATGGCCGCCCAGTTACTGCGCTTTGGTGTCTATCCGGTGATCATAGACAGTAAGACAGGGTTGACAAGTAACTCACGGGCCTTAGCGGTTCAGGCCCGGTCACTTGAGATTATGAGGCAGCTGGGTGTAGATGCCGCTGTATTGGAGGAAGGAAACGCTGTTAAGGGGCTTGCTATTCATGAAGATACAGAAGAGGTGGCTCATCTTGATCTCACTTCTGTCGGCGAAGGGATTAGTCCTTTCCCTTATGTGCTCATCCTGGAACAGAATAAGACTGAGAAATTACTTCTTGATTATCTTACCTCCAACACCTGCCCCGTATACTGGGATACAGAGCTTAAAGGTGTTTCTTCCACGGAGCGCCGTGTCGCTGTGCGACTGAGACGGGGGGATGTTGATGAAACGCTGACATGCGACTGGCTTATCGGGGCTGATGGAGCATCCAGCAGTGTAAGGAAAAGCCAGGGTATTGCCTTTACCGGCGGCACGTATCTGAACAAGTTTTATCTCGCAGATATAAATCTTAAAGGCCAGCCGGATGGTGGTGACGTGCGTGTATTTCTTGAAGATAAAGGCTTTACCGGTATTTTTCCTATGCAGCGTAATAATTACCGGTTTATTGGGATCCTGCCACGAACCTTAAGGCGCCGGGAGAGTGTTACTTTCGAGGATATCAAGCCTTATATAACCTACGCTTCTGGAATCCCCCTTGAGGAAGAGTCATGTTATTGGTTTTCGACCTATCAGCTTCATCACAGGATGGCTGAACGCTTTCGTAACCGGCGCTGCTTTTTAATTGGCGATGCCGCTCATATTCATTCACCAGCCGGAGGGCAAGGGATGAATACAGGGTTGCAGGATGCCTATAATCTTGCCTGGAAGCTAAGTGGAGTGCTGAAGAAGGAATATAACGAAGGGATACTGGATACATACGCCGCCGAGCGGATGCCTGTTGCAAGAGCGCTGTTAAAGACTACTGACCGCCTGTTTACAATCGCAGCCACACAGAACTGGCTTATTAGCAGGATCAGAAACTGGCTTCTGCCGAAGATCCTTCAGATGTTCTGGAGAGACAGAAATATTCCGGTTAAGCTGTTTGCACGGATTTCGCAGACGGGAATTCAATACAGGAGTAGTCCCCTGTCTGTCCATCACAGCCAGTCGGGCCGGGTGAAAGCGGGTGATCGCCTCCCTTTTCTGCGCCTTTTTGATGAAAAGCTGAAGGAAGATAGTGATCTTCATTCATGGTGTTCAAAACCTGGCTTCACTCTCCTGGTTATTGGGTTTCTCAGCCAGCGGGACGTTCATCTGCTCGCAAAATGGATTAAGTCTGCTTATCCGTTGGATTTGAATTTTTACTATCTCCCGCCTTCGAAGCCTAATCAGCATATATTTGATTTCCTTGAAATAAAAGAGGATAGAAACAAGGCGTTAATCATACGACCCGACATGCATATCGGTTATATGAATGATATTGTTGATATAGAACTCCTGGATATCTATCTGAAAGAGACTGTTGGATGGAGGAAATAA
- a CDS encoding SAM-dependent methyltransferase gives MPKGTIFLLPVPLAENSAERTLTAWQGQLINNINTYIVENEKTARYWLRNMGLKTPQSELVIHVYGKHSEKTDIAHYFKALETGTDVGLMSEAGCPAIADPGSEIVAEAHRRNIKVVPMVGPSSILLALMASGFNGQSFTFHGYLPIDKVQRSKRIKELENISERHKQTQIFIETPFRNNQLLEEILRSCQSQTRVCVACNLTSDDEQIISLPVEQWRKRSYDFHKKPTIFLLYK, from the coding sequence ATGCCTAAAGGAACAATCTTTCTTCTTCCGGTGCCCTTAGCTGAGAATTCAGCTGAACGGACGCTCACAGCCTGGCAAGGCCAGCTAATAAACAACATAAATACCTATATTGTTGAGAACGAAAAGACCGCCCGTTACTGGCTCAGAAATATGGGACTCAAGACGCCTCAGAGTGAGTTGGTGATCCATGTGTATGGGAAACATTCGGAGAAAACGGATATTGCACATTACTTTAAGGCGCTGGAGACCGGAACGGATGTGGGACTGATGAGTGAGGCGGGTTGTCCTGCGATTGCCGATCCGGGTTCAGAGATTGTTGCCGAAGCACACAGAAGGAACATCAAAGTGGTACCCATGGTTGGGCCGAGTTCGATACTGCTTGCCCTGATGGCCTCCGGCTTTAACGGCCAAAGTTTTACATTTCATGGTTACCTGCCGATTGATAAGGTACAGCGGTCTAAGAGGATAAAAGAGCTTGAGAACATATCGGAGAGGCACAAGCAAACACAGATATTCATAGAAACGCCTTTCAGGAATAATCAGCTTTTGGAAGAGATCCTGAGAAGCTGTCAAAGCCAAACTCGGGTATGTGTTGCCTGCAACCTTACCTCAGATGACGAACAAATTATCTCCTTACCTGTTGAACAATGGCGGAAACGGTCGTATGATTTTCATAAGAAGCCGACCATCTTCCTGCTTTATAAATGA
- a CDS encoding RNA polymerase sigma-70 factor has translation MPGKETQLWTDTKLLELVKENNLTAFEMIYNKYWSRLYLSAYNILRDQQAAEDIVQEIMTDLWARRTTKQIESLNSYLYASIRYKVFKAIKSGKIRDGLYEEIERMSVANQTEDLLAEKDINKLLELALSQLPPKCREIFLLSRKEHLSTKEIAERLGISPKTVESQITIAIRRLRPVLGEVIFLAMFVFSSHFLKN, from the coding sequence ATGCCGGGGAAAGAAACACAGTTGTGGACTGATACAAAACTTCTTGAGCTTGTTAAGGAAAATAACCTGACAGCTTTTGAAATGATATACAATAAATACTGGTCCAGGCTCTATCTCTCGGCCTATAACATTTTGCGTGATCAACAAGCCGCAGAAGACATTGTTCAGGAGATTATGACAGACCTGTGGGCAAGGCGTACCACTAAACAAATAGAATCTCTCAATTCATATCTGTACGCGTCAATTCGGTATAAAGTGTTTAAGGCAATAAAATCAGGAAAGATCAGGGATGGCCTTTACGAAGAGATTGAACGGATGTCGGTTGCAAATCAAACAGAGGATTTGCTTGCAGAGAAAGACATAAACAAGCTGCTTGAACTTGCCCTCTCGCAATTACCACCCAAATGCAGGGAGATATTCTTATTAAGCAGAAAAGAACACTTATCTACAAAAGAGATTGCAGAGCGCCTCGGCATTTCGCCTAAAACAGTGGAGAGCCAGATCACCATAGCAATACGCCGACTCCGTCCCGTTTTAGGTGAAGTGATATTTCTGGCAATGTTTGTATTCTCCTCTCACTTTTTGAAAAACTAA